A genomic region of Rhodanobacter sp. contains the following coding sequences:
- the flhA gene encoding flagellar biosynthesis protein FlhA translates to MTGTQVLGSFKQLARRGAGAPIMMLVMLAMMMLPLPPFLLDILFSFNIALSLVILLAVVYVMRPLEFAAFPTVVLMATLLRLALNIASTRVVLLHGHDGPGAAGKVIEAFGEFVIGGNFAVGLVVFAIITIINFVVVTKGATRVSEVTARFTLDAMPGKQMAIDADLNAGLLTQEQARERRQEVREEADFYGSMDGASKFVRGDATAGILILLINIVGGFFVGVMQHGLSASEAAHTYTLLTIGDGLVAQVPALMLSVATAIIVTRVSKAQDMGRQLARQVFGQPRALAVAAAVLIAMGLVPGMPNLAFLLLGSVCAGAAWLLFKRQRETREQLAAGPAAAPAAAAPAERVELGWEDVATVDPLGLEVGYRLIPLVDAHQGGELMGRIKSVRRKLSQELGFLIPAVHIRDNLDLGPNAYRIMLMGVPMGEAEVHTERLLAINPGQVHGTVAGIATQDPAFGLEAVWIELGQRELAQSYGYTVVDPATVIATHLSHILQGHAHELLSHQDVQQLLDRLAQSAPKLVEDLVPKRLSLGAVVKVLQNLLAERVPIRNMRSIVESLAEHAGQSQDPGMLTAAVRVALGRQVVQEIAGLGTEIPVITLAPELEQILLGSISGAGGMAGAAVEPGLADRLQQSVADAARKQEMSGEPAVLLVAPQLRPWLARFTRHVAQNLHVLAYNEVPDNRRVRLVQALGR, encoded by the coding sequence GCTGGCGGTGGTCTATGTGATGCGCCCGCTGGAGTTCGCCGCGTTCCCCACCGTGGTGCTGATGGCGACCCTGCTGCGCCTGGCGCTCAACATCGCCTCCACGCGCGTGGTGCTGCTGCACGGCCACGACGGCCCCGGCGCCGCCGGCAAGGTGATCGAGGCCTTCGGCGAGTTCGTGATCGGCGGCAACTTCGCGGTGGGCCTGGTGGTGTTCGCCATCATCACCATCATCAACTTCGTGGTGGTGACCAAGGGCGCCACGCGCGTGTCGGAGGTGACGGCGCGCTTCACCCTGGACGCGATGCCCGGCAAGCAGATGGCGATCGACGCCGACCTCAACGCCGGCCTGCTCACCCAGGAGCAGGCGCGCGAGCGCCGCCAGGAAGTGCGCGAGGAAGCGGACTTCTACGGCTCGATGGACGGCGCCTCCAAGTTCGTGCGCGGCGACGCCACCGCCGGCATCCTGATCCTGCTCATCAACATCGTCGGCGGTTTCTTCGTGGGCGTAATGCAGCACGGCCTGTCCGCCAGCGAAGCGGCGCACACCTACACCCTGCTCACCATCGGCGACGGCCTGGTGGCGCAGGTGCCGGCGCTGATGCTGTCGGTGGCCACCGCGATCATCGTCACCCGCGTTTCCAAGGCGCAGGACATGGGGCGCCAGCTGGCCCGCCAGGTGTTCGGCCAACCGCGCGCGCTGGCGGTGGCGGCGGCGGTGCTGATCGCCATGGGCCTGGTGCCCGGCATGCCCAACCTCGCCTTCCTGCTGTTGGGCAGCGTATGCGCGGGTGCGGCATGGCTGCTGTTCAAGCGCCAGCGCGAAACGCGCGAGCAACTGGCCGCCGGGCCCGCCGCGGCGCCGGCCGCCGCCGCGCCCGCCGAACGCGTGGAGCTGGGCTGGGAGGACGTCGCCACGGTCGATCCGCTGGGGCTGGAAGTGGGCTACCGGCTGATCCCGCTGGTGGACGCGCACCAGGGCGGCGAGCTGATGGGGCGGATCAAGTCGGTGCGCCGTAAGCTGTCGCAGGAACTCGGCTTCCTGATACCCGCGGTGCATATCCGCGACAACCTCGACCTCGGCCCGAACGCCTACCGCATCATGCTGATGGGCGTGCCGATGGGCGAGGCCGAGGTGCACACCGAGCGCCTGCTGGCGATCAACCCGGGCCAGGTGCACGGCACGGTGGCCGGCATCGCCACGCAGGACCCGGCCTTCGGCCTGGAGGCGGTGTGGATCGAGCTCGGCCAGCGCGAACTGGCGCAAAGCTACGGCTACACCGTGGTCGATCCGGCCACGGTGATCGCCACCCATCTCTCGCACATCCTGCAGGGGCACGCGCACGAACTGCTCAGCCACCAGGATGTGCAGCAGTTGCTGGACCGCCTCGCGCAGAGCGCGCCCAAGCTGGTGGAGGACCTGGTGCCCAAGCGCCTGTCGCTGGGCGCGGTGGTGAAGGTGCTGCAGAACCTGCTGGCCGAACGCGTGCCGATCCGCAACATGCGCAGCATCGTCGAATCCTTGGCGGAGCATGCGGGCCAGAGTCAGGATCCCGGCATGCTCACCGCGGCCGTGCGCGTGGCGCTGGGCCGGCAGGTCGTGCAGGAGATCGCCGGGCTGGGTACCGAGATTCCGGTGATTACGCTGGCGCCGGAGCTGGAGCAGATCCTGCTCGGCTCGATCTCCGGCGCGGGCGGCATGGCCGGCGCGGCGGTGGAGCCGGGGCTGGCCGACCGCCTGCAGCAGAGCGTGGCCGACGCTGCGCGCAAACAGGAAATGAGCGGCGAGCCGGCCGTGCTGCTGGTCGCGCCGCAACTGCGGCCGTGGCTCGCGCGCTTCACTCGCCATGTGGCACAAAACCTGCACGTGCTCGCCTACAACGAGGTGCCCGACAACCGCCGGGTGCGCTTGGTACAGGCGTTGGGGCGGTAA